In Eubalaena glacialis isolate mEubGla1 chromosome 2, mEubGla1.1.hap2.+ XY, whole genome shotgun sequence, a single genomic region encodes these proteins:
- the LOC133085782 gene encoding coiled-coil domain-containing protein 115-like — protein sequence MVARDLRAELDSLLLQLLRDLEELEAKRVALNARVEGWLSLCKARYAMGAKSVGPLQYASHMEPQVRVCTSKAQDGLQKFWMVRAGTQTPEEVGPHKAVLHRRKGNTRTPEPDPSPAPQDPLNWFGILVPHSLRQAQASFREGLQLAADMASLQIRIDWGRSQLQGLQEKLKQWSLGLPDLPPPKQGSEHSCSLMWLHYLWPSSFTDCPPPQLFLPP from the coding sequence ATGGTGGCACGGGATCTGCGAGCCGAGCTGGACTCGCTTCTCCTGCAGCTGCTCAGGGACCTGGAGGAACTGGAGGCAAAGCGGGTGGCACTGAACGCCCGGGTGGAGGGCTGGCTCTCACTCTGCAAAGCTCGCTACGCCATGGGTGCCAAGTCGGTAGGGCCTCTGCAGTATGCCTCCCACATGGAGCCCCAGGTCCGCGTCTGCACCAGCAAGGCCCAGGACGGACTCCAGAAGTTCTGGATGGTGAGAGCTGGCACCCAGACTCCAGAGGAGGTGGGACCCCACAAGGCAGTTCTGCACAGGCGGAAGGGCAACACGAGGACCCCAGAGCCAGACCCCTCGCCAGCTCCCCAGGACCCTCTGAACTGGTTTGGAATCCTGGTTCCCCACAGTCTACGGCAAGCTCAAGCCAGCTTCCGGGAGGGTCTGCAGCTGGCTGCAGACATGGCCAGCCTTCAGATCCGCATCGACTGGGGTCGAAGCCAGCTCCAGGGGCTGCAGGAGAAACTCAAGCAGTGGAGCCTGGGGCTCCCTGACCTGCCACCACCGAAGCAAGGCAGTGAGCACAGCTGTTCTTTGATGTGGCTGCATTATCTCTGGCCTTCTTCCTTCACAgattgccccccaccccagctgttCCTCCCTCCTTAA